One window of the Acaryochloris sp. CCMEE 5410 genome contains the following:
- a CDS encoding DUF3370 domain-containing protein: MLSLISALLVAQSSAPASPEIVVQPQEVRALPGQLDSVMVFNSNSPEVVQTEGILLSTFPGTDKAVPTAHLNQHLQGRFDVFAHHIAKATAPDDLKTLYMGVLLHNPGKTPVTVNILQAASYLSQPDAPFIPLDNYLPNPNGMVYAGPGGRATDDVLRGKRQDNWPAQIIIPAGESRMLLNVPIPVKELAPPINGRSTLARLRSTGKVYAASLAMFAPTNSEGEEREPTLAEWEKLLQEGKLSGPRDKTPTPPGQPGQLIYSRVAGVAKGSSWKAQITDPDSKGYTLKIPEVGKAFSYVLSSVDRGTFGTKQIQSAPMIVRYPDTAYAAHGNYGIQYSLNLPLHNSSDVAKKVAITFQTPIKNDQSEGNLQFFEPPAKQVFFRGTVRARYQDDKGRPQTRYVHFVQHRGEPAQALVNLEIAPQDIRLVQVDFLYPPDSTPPQVLTVQTQE, from the coding sequence ATGTTGTCCCTGATTTCTGCTCTACTTGTTGCTCAATCTTCTGCACCTGCTTCACCTGAGATTGTTGTACAACCGCAGGAAGTTAGAGCGCTACCAGGCCAACTTGATTCTGTGATGGTATTTAACAGCAATAGTCCTGAAGTCGTCCAAACAGAAGGCATCTTGTTATCGACCTTCCCAGGGACAGATAAAGCAGTTCCAACCGCCCACCTTAACCAGCACTTACAAGGCCGGTTCGATGTATTTGCCCACCATATCGCAAAAGCCACGGCCCCCGATGACTTAAAGACCCTATACATGGGGGTGCTCTTACACAATCCAGGCAAAACTCCCGTCACAGTGAATATACTTCAAGCAGCGAGTTACTTAAGTCAGCCTGACGCTCCATTTATCCCTTTAGATAACTATTTACCTAATCCCAACGGAATGGTTTATGCGGGACCCGGGGGGCGAGCCACAGATGATGTCTTGAGGGGCAAGAGGCAAGACAACTGGCCTGCTCAAATCATCATTCCAGCAGGGGAAAGTCGAATGCTGTTAAATGTCCCTATCCCAGTTAAGGAATTAGCCCCACCCATCAATGGTCGATCTACCCTAGCGAGGTTACGAAGTACGGGGAAAGTCTATGCAGCCAGTCTAGCGATGTTTGCCCCAACCAATTCAGAAGGAGAGGAGCGTGAACCCACTCTGGCCGAATGGGAGAAGCTGCTTCAAGAAGGCAAGTTGTCTGGTCCTAGAGACAAAACTCCTACCCCTCCCGGACAACCTGGACAATTAATCTATAGCCGAGTTGCAGGAGTTGCAAAAGGTTCTAGCTGGAAGGCTCAAATCACTGATCCAGATTCTAAAGGTTATACCCTAAAGATTCCAGAAGTAGGCAAAGCTTTCTCTTATGTTTTGAGTAGTGTTGATCGAGGAACTTTTGGGACTAAACAGATCCAAAGTGCACCGATGATTGTTCGCTATCCAGATACGGCTTACGCTGCCCATGGCAATTATGGGATTCAATATAGTCTGAATCTACCGCTCCACAATTCCAGCGACGTAGCGAAGAAAGTTGCTATTACGTTTCAAACTCCAATCAAGAATGATCAAAGCGAGGGAAATCTTCAGTTTTTTGAGCCTCCTGCCAAACAGGTCTTCTTTCGGGGGACCGTTAGAGCCCGTTATCAGGATGACAAGGGGCGTCCCCAGACTCGCTATGTGCATTTTGTGCAGCATCGAGGGGAACCCGCCCAAGCCTTAGTGAATCTGGAAATTGCACCCCAGGATATTCGCCTGGTTCAGGTTGATTTTCTCTATCCACCGGATTCCACGCCCCCGCAGGTATTAACAGTACAGACCCAAGAATAG
- the galE gene encoding UDP-glucose 4-epimerase GalE: MNKPTVLVTGGAGYIGSHTVLALQQAGYSVVVLDNLVYGHRDIVESVLQVGFICGDICDRTLLDQIFSQHDIAAVIHFAAYAYVGESVEDPAKYYRNNVVGTLTLLESMHAAKVTNFVFSSTCASYGHPNQIPIPEEHPQDPINPYGMTKFMVEKILTDFDQAYGLRSVRFRYFNAAGADPDGRLGEDHNPETHLIPLVLMTALGKRENITIFGTDYKTSDGTCVRDYIHVTDLAQAHVLGLEYLLSGGETSVFNLGNGDGFSVREVIDMAKKVTGLPIPVVEGYRRAGDPALLIGSAAKARKILNWQPQYADLEKIISHAWQWHQKRHA; this comes from the coding sequence ATGAACAAACCCACTGTATTGGTAACGGGTGGCGCCGGTTACATCGGTTCTCACACTGTTCTGGCACTGCAACAAGCAGGCTACTCTGTAGTCGTGTTAGATAATTTAGTCTATGGTCATCGCGATATTGTTGAGTCCGTTTTGCAAGTTGGGTTTATTTGTGGCGATATTTGCGATCGCACCCTCCTAGACCAGATCTTTTCCCAACATGACATTGCGGCAGTCATTCATTTTGCCGCCTATGCCTACGTTGGAGAATCCGTCGAAGATCCGGCCAAGTATTACCGCAATAACGTCGTGGGAACTTTGACGTTGTTAGAATCGATGCATGCAGCTAAGGTGACTAACTTTGTCTTTTCTTCTACCTGTGCTTCCTACGGCCATCCTAATCAAATTCCCATTCCCGAAGAACACCCCCAGGATCCCATTAATCCCTATGGGATGACAAAGTTTATGGTGGAGAAGATCCTCACGGACTTTGATCAAGCCTACGGTCTGAGATCAGTGCGGTTCCGGTATTTCAACGCTGCAGGGGCCGATCCAGACGGTCGCCTAGGAGAAGATCACAATCCAGAAACCCATTTAATTCCCCTAGTCCTAATGACAGCTCTGGGAAAACGGGAAAACATCACCATCTTTGGCACCGACTACAAAACTTCAGATGGAACCTGTGTACGAGACTATATCCATGTCACCGATCTAGCCCAAGCCCATGTATTGGGATTGGAATATCTCTTATCCGGTGGTGAAACCAGCGTCTTTAACCTAGGGAATGGTGATGGTTTCTCCGTGCGAGAAGTCATAGATATGGCCAAAAAGGTTACCGGGCTGCCCATCCCCGTGGTAGAAGGCTATCGACGAGCTGGCGACCCTGCCCTACTCATTGGCAGTGCCGCCAAGGCCCGCAAAATTTTGAACTGGCAACCCCAATATGCTGATTTAGAAAAGATTATCAGCCATGCCTGGCAATGGCATCAAAAGCGGCACGCTTAG